The Macaca nemestrina isolate mMacNem1 chromosome 1, mMacNem.hap1, whole genome shotgun sequence genome contains the following window.
ttgtgtcatgggggtttgttgtacagattatttcatcacccaggtattaagcctagtacccattagttattttttcttatcctctgcctcctcccacccgCCACctccagcaggccccagtgtgtattgttcccctccctgtgtccatgtattctcatcatttagctcccacttataagtgagaacatgtggtatttggttttctcttcctgcgtTAAGTTTGCTGAGGATAGTGTTCTCTAGCTCCGTCCACGTTCCCGCATAacacatgatcttgttctttttatggctgcatcccTTAGCCCTTTAACTCATCATGCGTGACAGCTGCCTTTGAATTCTTCCTTCCATAGCCCCTTCTTGTAAGGTGTGCATCAGCTTAGTTACTCCGGGGACTTCCTCTGTACCACACATGCCCTTTCTCTTATTCCTGGGTGCTCTCTTCTCTCCTCACAGTCTTCCGTGTGTGCTAAGATCGTGCAGCTCCTGGGGCAGAATGAGGTGGACTATCGCCAGAAGCAGGTGGTCATCCTGAGCCAGGATAGCTTCTACCGTGTTCTCACCTCGGAACAGAAGGCCAAAGCCCTGAAGGGCCAGTTCAACTTTGACCACCCGGGTGAGTCGGGGTGTTAAAGGGGGTATGTATGTGTATTGGTGTAGGggggaatatttttattttgctcatgaggaagttgcttaacctctcagaATCTTACTTCTATCTAGAACGTAGGGACTTGACAAACTACCTTGCAGTGTTATTGTGGGGCTTATGTGAAAGAAGGAATTTTCAGATGCTTCATGTAGTGCTTGGCTCATTAAATACTGATTGAATCTGTATCTGAACAAAGGTGATTTTGTATGAGCCTGGGACTCAAGATGGGCCAGACGTGGGGTCGAACATACAGAGCTGGTCCTTCTGCTGCCTCTGTTCTGAGGCAGCCGTCGTCAGACCCTCCTCCCCACGTGGACATGTGTGTTCAACCCGCTCTGTGGCAGAAAGGGAGGTGGAGGGGCAGGGTGGCTGCCAGAATGGTTTTTGCCCTGCAGCCCTAGATCAGCACACTGCTCCTTTAGCTGGCTTGGGTTTCTTAAAATTGTTAGAAGCAAACCGTGGCATGGTGCCTATTGTGCGCACTCCCCCAGTCACGGGTGTGCTTTCCAGGTTAGTTTAGCATGTGCCAATCCTAGGATGATAACAGCTAAACTTGGAGAGGGGAAAGACCTGTCTGAAGTCAGGGATGGAatgtcaaaggagaaaaaaaagaaatctgtttgtCAGAACTCATGTATACACCCTATTTTGAGATACAGGGAGCTTCCATTCTGCTTTGGGTAAAAATCCAGCTTTTTAGGGAGCAGTATGATTACCTTTAAAGTATGATGTGCCCATATACATGTTTATGAGGATGTCCTGTGTATGATTATAGGagatactattttaaaatgaagaaacattttaacaatttgaTATTTTTCAGATGCCTTTGACAATGAACTCATTCTCAAAACACTCAGAGAAATCACTGAAGGGAAAACAGTCCAGATCCCCGTGTATGACTTCGTCTCCCATTCCCGGTAAGTAAGCTGTTCCGGGCCAGGGATGACACCCGCTGCTCCCCAGAGCATCCCTGGTCTGCACTGAGACCTCCTTCCTTACCTCCTGCACTTCAGACCTCTGTCCTACCCCTGCCTAATGCCATTCCAGCCGGTCAATGGAGTGAGTGGTGGCAGCAGTGTGTGCTGTGGGATTGCAGAGGTTGGGGAGTTCATCTGGGCGCTTCCTGGAACAGTCCTGTTGTCACGATTCCTTAACTCCGAAGGATGGGATCGTGATTTGAGCTTGAGGGACTGTATGTGCGTTCTGATCCACATTCCAGTGCTGTTGTTCCTGGAACAAGATGTAAGGGGAGGGGTAGAGGAAGGGCaggaagaagaacaaagaaaactgTTCTTTCTGCTGTCCTGGTTTACTTGGGATTGGACAATGTGGAGAGGCACGAGGTCACCAGACTGTGATCTCAGAATTAACCAAGCCCTCCAGAAAGCTGCTCAGTGGAATCAAAGCAGTCCTTTCCAGTGAAACCTCAGTTTTAGTGCTCCTGATTAGGAATAGAGGAGCGGCCACacttccacctcatcctccttCCCTCTGAGTGGTGGGAATGGGTTTCTAGAGGATTGCACTCCTGCTGGCCAGACCCCAAGCTCCTTCAGAGCTGCACAGAGCGTCTCAGACCTCAATGTAGAATACACACATCTTCCCGTGAGTCTGAACTAGAGAGCGTAGTGAAGATTTGGTTGCAGGAGgaagatgagaaagagagagagaatgagcatgcatgtgtgtgcattgaGGTGTAGAGGGGGCTGTTTTGGTGCTTACCTCCATGCCTCACCAGAATCTTCTGAAACACTTCCTTCTATGGGCCAGGTTCTTCTGTGtaggagagagaagagtaaagATCAGGATACCATCCTCATGCTTCCCGTGTCAGTCTGTTTTCCTAACCCAACCACTGCAGATCATGGAGGAATGAATGAAGGCATTTAGTATAGGATTTGGAGCTTACATGAACATTGGGGCTGGGAGACTGAAGACCTGGAAGTTTGTAGCCAGAGAATCAGACAAAATAGTCCCCACTGACTCTAGCCTGAGGCACTGGAGCAGAAGCTGGGGTTCATGGAAAAGTCCAAGAAACCCCCACGTCTGGGTTTGCAGCCTCAATCTAGGAGCTTGTGGACTGTTTGCAAAGTTTCCCTGTCTCATTATTACCATCTCCTGAATATCGTGGATTTTGCTTCACTCTCACCTTCTAAGTCTCTTGTTGGCGCAGTAACCCGGAAGCCTGTGGGGAAAGGGATTCTGAGAATTGTAGTTCTCCCTTAGGGGGAAGTGCTGGTGGTGTCAAGAGACATTCCAGCCCACCACTTCCCAGGTGAAGAGTTAAAATGCAGCATGATGGCTAAGGCAAGGGCCTGCAGAAGAAtgtaaaggagggaggaagagcaggGGATTCAGAGCAGGTTGTATGGAGGAAGTGATATTTAAGCTTTAGATAGGAAAGGATAAGAAGTTGTTTGGGAGAAGGATTTCCAAGGTGCTGGGCATTTCAGAGCTGGGCACAGATCAGCTTGGTCAGGGCCCGGCAGAGGAGAGGTTTGGAGGAATGGGAGTGGGTGtgtgggaaggcaggcaggcctcaGGTCATGAAAGGCCATAGGCGGCAGGGCCAGGAGCACAAACATTTTGTCAGTAGGGAGCTACAGACGGCTCTACTGTGGTAGTGGAAAGGTCATTGTGGTGGCAGGAGGAGAGAGTATCTGCAATGCCATTTGTGAAGACGCCTTTGGAACAGCCCCAGTGAGAGACGAATAAGGGCCTGAAAGAAGGCAGTGGAACTGAGCGTGGTTGACGGAAGCCAGGGCCTGCCCGGTGCAGTCTAGGAGTGGAGGAGAGAAGTTGAAGACGTCGTGCAGCACGAGTTCCATCAAATTCATAGGCCAACGAGAGAAAATGCTGGTAGAATTCCCAGTGCAGACATATTTCACGTTTCCTCCTGATTTATCTCATAccttatattttaaaaccttGTTCTTTAGTGGCTTAAAGCTCATGCCTTAGAAACTTTCACTGATCACGCTAGACCCATAGCcacccccttcccacctcccTGCAAATCTTAAGGGCCACTTAATTGGACATCGAGCCATTCAGGGTTAACTGATTCCATCCCACCCATGGGCGTTTGGtacaaataaaaatttgctgggctaAAATGAAGAAGATGCTTACTTGTTGCCATTACACTTCTCTGAGCATCCTTTTCCCCATAAGCCAAATGAGATGGTTAGACTGGGTTATCTCAAATGATCTAATCGGCTAGTTTCTTTTTGGGACTTCCCATGCAGACCCTAAATTCCTAAGTGGTATATTAAGCCAGGTATGACTCCTTGCACATTCTGGTctagtagttgctcaataaatttgttgttgttttttaaaaactctgagcTCTTATGACAGTTTTTAGACCTGCATGTGGACTTGGGAAATGATTAATTCTAACTTTCTTAAGGCACCAGCAACAAATGAGGCAGTTCATTTTCTCCTTCTGAAGGAAACCCACTTTTCCTTTTTAGTATTTATCAATTAGGCATCCTAAAATGCTGTTAATATCTAGTGTCAGTACAGATTGAACATCCCtaatctaaaaatccaaaatgtgaaaTGCTCCAAGATCTGAAACTTTCTGAGTGCCCATGTGatgttcaaaggaaatgctcgTTGGAGCATTTCAGAGTTTGGATTTTCATATTAGGGATGCTCATTGTAGATCCTTTCTCCCCCTGCCATATTAGGGATGCcgtaaatataatgcaaatattccaaaatctgaaaaaaattcaaaaatcctAAACACCTAAGCATTTCatataagggatactcaacctgtatatgTAAACTTAGTGCAGCCATTGTGTTCTCTGTTAGTGTGTTCAAGTGGAATCTTGCATGTACATTCACTTCATTTTTAGACAGAGTGCTCCCATCCTCTCCTTGGTGTAGGGCAGTTGCCTAGAGAGCGGCTCACTACCCATTGGTCCTGTTTTCTGAACTCTTCTAGGTTGCCTTCTTATCCGCAATGGGCACACCATTTTCTGGCGGCTGACATTCCTCTAGACTGGTGCTTCTTCACCATGGCCGCATGTTAGAAATATCTTGGGAGCTTCTAAATAGCATTGAAGTTCTAGCTCCACTTCAGACTTGTGAAATCAGAGCTCCTGGGGGGTAGGATCCAGGTAGGGATATTTTTATAAGCTTCCCAGATGGTTCTGATATGCATCTCAGATACACCACAATTCTAGGGCATTTCCTAATCCTAGTCCTTTTCTCCCGTCTTCCCTGCACTgttctgccacttgctagctggGTACCCCAACAGTGCCTGCCTTAAAACTCATACACAAGCCCGGTGTCCAAGCTAAGAAGGCATCAGGGAGTGTTTGTGGGAAGGAGTTCCAATGGCACCCTCTTGAGCTGGCCGTTGATAACTGACCTCCTTATGCTCGCCCAGATGGAACTACTGTTTTAAGAGACTTTATTTGGTTTGCCAGTGTGCTAATGGAAAAACTTGAGATGATGATTATTACTCTATTTTCAGTGAATTTTGAGCAAGAGGCAGTTGGTGACATGTAAGGTGGGCATAGGACAGagtcaaaagacaaaatacagTGAAAGCTGCAGCAAGGCAGAGCTGAGCACAAGCAGGGCCATCTGTGAAAGCCCATCACCGAACCGTTTAGCAATGTTTCACCCTTCTTGCTTTTTGAAAAGGCGTGTTGGCTGGgcttggtagctcatgcctgtaatcctagcactttgggaggctgaggtgggtgagtTGCATGAGtccgggagttagagaccagcctgggcaacatggtgaaaccccgtttctactaaaaatacaaaaattagcctgacgtggtggtgtgcatctgtactCCTAGacacttagggggctgaggcgggaggatctcctgagcctgggaagttgaggctgcagtgagtccaagattgtgccactctcactccagcctcctggatgacaaagtgagaccctgtctccaaaaacaaaaaagagaaagaaaagtcatgTTTACAATTAGTGCCTGCCCTAGGCTTCCCAACCATGTGGGTTAGGTGGATGAAGTCATGCATATTTCTGCTTTATTGATAAGGAAGAGCAGCTCTAGGGAGCTCAGGATTGACCTGTGGCCACTGCATTGGCTTGGGGTAGAGCCAGACCAGACAGACCTCGGGATTCTGTATTTCCTCACAAATGCTTTCTCGTCTGTATCCTCTTTCCcaaaacttttctttattttccctccttcccttcccctccccttctgtcctttcctccctccttttcagCTGCCTCAGGACtggcggggagggggtggggttGTTGAGAGAAAACTgtaagtttctgtttttaaagttcaGAGTGTTAGGTTCCATAAATGCCAGGCATGAGAGCATTCTGGAGACGccttcagagaaaaaaagaaatcacatctGTTTTTGTCTGCCTTTATTCTTCATTCAACAGCAGGTTTTTTTGATTCCAAGGAGAAGGATGTCTGCCCTGTATTTCTGTTTCATGGTGAAAGCTCAGAAGAAGTGGTCACAGGAGACCTTTGTCCCAGCCGTGATCACCCTTGGCTCTTTGGTGGTGGTGTAAGGCTGTATTAGCCGAGTCTTGAGCTCCTGCTTGAAGTCTGTGGGGGCAAGGAACTCAGAACCCAGCCCAGCCAGATGTTCTGGCCCTTGTTCTCTGACCCTTGCTAGCCCCTGCCTGGCTTGGCCCATTATCTGCTCTGTGCTTTACAGGAAGGAGGAGACAGTTACTGTCTATCCCGCCGACGTGGTGCTCTTTGAAGGGATCCTGGCCTTCTACTCCCAGGAGGTACGAGACCTGTTCCAGATGAAGCTTTTTGTGGATACAGATGCGGACACCCGGCTCTCCCGCAGAGGTGCGTTCTAAAAGCCCCAGGTGGCCCTGTTGCTGGCCACCTCGAGGGCAGAGGACCTGGGAGCCTATGACAGgaccccaccccccgccccccgaGTCTGAAGCAGCTGTGTGTCCCATGGTCCAGCGGCTGCGTCAATCCAGCCCCAGGATATCCTGCTGCCCAGACACTTGGTGACATTTGAGAAGGGATTAGTCACTTACTGTTTGGGATAACGAAAGACTTGTGAGGTCAGAGACTAAATAAGACATTGATGTCTGGTTTTGCTGGGAAAAGTTTGATTAAATGCTTAGTTCCTTGCAATTTGTGCACAAGACCTCAAAATGAAGATGCTCTGATTTGGGGAACTAACTGTAGGACCCCTGAGGACAGGATCCCCTGTGCCTAAAGCGCTGGGCAGCTCATCCTGTTAGCCTGCTTCTCTAGCCCTTTATTTTCCAGCAGGCTTTATGGAGGCATTACCACTCTTTCCAGTCAGCTCAGGAGGGAAGTCAGCTGTGCCCTCCGCAGGCCGTGCTGAGGGTGGGCCTGTGCCCGTGCTAAGTCCGCCATGCCTGCGTGCTGAAGGTACAGCGATGCCCCTTGGTAGAGGAGCCCAGCCTGTGAACTGAGCTCTCTAGGGTATTAAGCAGAGAGTCTGCTTCTACCAGGAAGGAGAGATTGGGAGACTTCATGGAGGAAGAGGGGTTGGGACTTGGATGTGGTGTAGCAGGGTGGCGATATCGGCAACCCATGAAGGTGCACAGCACAGATGTACAGACAGTGGCTTGTTctgagaatggcaggaacctggAATGTTCAGAGCATTGTACGAAGAGACACGAGAAAGCAGGTTGGGGTCTGGTGTTAGAGACTGAGATCTCTAGTCTGGGTCTCGGTGGGCAAGGGAAAGCTACTCTGAAGTTCTGAGCAAGGCAAGTGAAGTGGCCACTGTTCTGTGTTGGATACTGGTGCTGACAGAGGAAGTGTAAGTGAAGCCTGTAGCTGGAGCAGCTCTTTGGAGACGGCTCTGCTGATCTAGACAGGAGGCAGGGGTGTGGTCCTTAGGTGGGTGGGAGAGGGGAGCAGAGTTGAGATGAGAAGAGTATTAGCAGAGTTAGATGACCAGGACCCAGCAAGGGCAGTGGGTGGGGGTGACTGAATAGAGGAATGAACGGTGAGAAGGTTTGAGTCTCCGATGTGTGAAAGAGGCAGGGAGACACAGGAAATGACGAGGTTAGCTCCTAGTCACAGGACACATTATTGACAGTTTCAGATTTTATAAGCTCTATCCCAGAGACCTCTGACTTCAAAGTCTGGGTACTTTTCTCCTTTCGGTTCATGAAACAGATCTGTAGTTTATCCCATTTAGCACTGTAATTGTAAGGACTATTAATGAGACCAGTATAACCTATAGAAACAAGTCCTGAGCTTGGCCCTTCTAAGTAGTAAT
Protein-coding sequences here:
- the LOC105492967 gene encoding uridine-cytidine kinase 2 isoform X4; amino-acid sequence: MSRSSVCAKIVQLLGQNEVDYRQKQVVILSQDSFYRVLTSEQKAKALKGQFNFDHPDAFDNELILKTLREITEGKTVQIPVYDFVSHSRKEETVTVYPADVVLFEGILAFYSQEVRDLFQMKLFVDTDADTRLSRRVLRDISERGRDLEQILSQYITFVKPAFEEFCLPTKKYADVIIPRGADNLVAINLIVQHIQDILNGGPSKRQTNGCLNGYTPSRKRQASESSSRPH
- the LOC105492967 gene encoding uridine-cytidine kinase 2 isoform X2, giving the protein MAGDSEQTLQNHQQPNGGEPFLIGVSGGTASGKSSVCAKIVQLLGQNEVDYRQKQVVILSQDSFYRVLTSEQKAKALKGQFNFDHPDAFDNELILKTLREITEGKTVQIPVYDFVSHSRKEETVTVYPADVVLFEGILAFYSQEVRDLFQMKLFVDTDADTRLSRRVLRDISERGRDLEQILSQYITFVKPAFEEFCLPTKKYADVIIPRGADNLVAINLIVQHIQDILNGGPSKRQTNGCLNGYTPSRKRQASESSSRPH
- the LOC105492967 gene encoding uridine-cytidine kinase 2 isoform X3, whose amino-acid sequence is MSIQIAEQSSVCAKIVQLLGQNEVDYRQKQVVILSQDSFYRVLTSEQKAKALKGQFNFDHPDAFDNELILKTLREITEGKTVQIPVYDFVSHSRKEETVTVYPADVVLFEGILAFYSQEVRDLFQMKLFVDTDADTRLSRRVLRDISERGRDLEQILSQYITFVKPAFEEFCLPTKKYADVIIPRGADNLVAINLIVQHIQDILNGGPSKRQTNGCLNGYTPSRKRQASESSSRPH